One part of the Mariniblastus fucicola genome encodes these proteins:
- a CDS encoding DUF11 domain-containing protein, whose product MLAQRISKIVSWSVLTLLIAISADSLLAQDQQQVVPPSQRYEPAQAQTAPPSVHIAPGEARRLPGTQKLRRSLSDQSLSQWSNQPGTIAQTSYQQPAATQEPAVPAVLAGAPSSMANQAANGFSAARSASASSVERFASQVNQMRTDGPDVSPIVGSPLRAPMNAPKTAPPTQVKTEPLATSQNRMAQPQVSEFKPPARPTSTPKPAAKQTAANPRPAAAKKSSDFAAKPAVVNQESAPKYKPTQRMIDRNVRPVSRQVESLEQNKDKATMSLNAPGIEVETFGPQTIGLNKPASFRVEVNNNSRTDAENVLVGINVPEWVDVQNTNLTTGKKEITGGQEQARILWTIDRIPAGQKHTATVVAVPRKAQGFGLSVEWTLVPRMGSVDIQVTEPRLEMMMSGPGEVLFGETAVYTVTVRNPGTGMAENVVVMLPEEFGGDRAAIGNIPAGKESTFDIELAARTAGQLTLTTNASADGNLATDASQDVVVRRAVLGITIEGPALKYSGTMGRYKVTVTNNGDAAGNSLETAIAFPQGANYLGGIDGAKTSDGGILWQIGSLDPNQSKTFEIDCELVGSGDLQFEAGVRHKDDPTKVATAAAACVTAVETIADLVLTVQDPKGPLPTGEETDYQISVQNRGSRSAKGVELLMQFSEGIEPSKATGLQNRIVPGQVIFAPIAQIDPGQSMTFKITAIANKRGTHVFRAFLSCDESDSREVAEGTTKFFGDEFDVESNRETATANQAAASNEFKR is encoded by the coding sequence ATGCTAGCTCAACGTATCTCCAAAATCGTCTCATGGTCAGTGCTGACGTTGCTCATCGCAATCTCCGCTGACTCACTGCTCGCCCAAGATCAACAACAGGTCGTGCCGCCTTCGCAGCGTTACGAACCGGCTCAGGCACAAACCGCGCCGCCTTCGGTACATATCGCACCAGGTGAAGCACGTCGACTGCCGGGGACTCAAAAGTTGCGTCGCAGCCTCAGCGATCAGTCGTTGTCTCAGTGGAGCAACCAGCCAGGCACGATCGCACAAACCAGTTACCAGCAACCGGCCGCAACTCAGGAACCAGCCGTTCCTGCTGTTCTTGCGGGAGCACCTTCCAGCATGGCCAACCAGGCCGCCAACGGATTCTCCGCAGCACGATCTGCGTCGGCGTCTTCGGTTGAGCGATTTGCCTCACAGGTCAATCAAATGAGAACGGACGGCCCCGATGTCAGCCCGATCGTTGGCTCACCGTTGCGTGCTCCGATGAACGCTCCAAAAACGGCACCTCCAACGCAGGTCAAAACAGAGCCGCTCGCGACAAGTCAAAACAGAATGGCCCAGCCGCAAGTCAGTGAGTTCAAGCCACCAGCACGACCGACGTCGACGCCAAAACCGGCGGCGAAGCAAACGGCTGCCAATCCGCGTCCTGCCGCCGCGAAAAAGTCCAGCGATTTCGCCGCGAAGCCTGCCGTCGTGAATCAGGAATCAGCTCCGAAGTACAAACCGACTCAACGAATGATCGACCGGAATGTCCGTCCTGTCTCACGTCAGGTTGAATCGCTTGAGCAAAACAAAGACAAAGCCACGATGTCGCTCAACGCTCCTGGAATCGAAGTCGAAACCTTCGGTCCACAAACCATCGGGCTTAACAAGCCAGCTTCTTTCCGGGTCGAAGTCAACAACAACAGCCGCACCGATGCGGAAAACGTTTTGGTTGGAATCAATGTTCCTGAGTGGGTTGATGTACAAAACACCAACCTGACAACGGGCAAAAAAGAAATCACTGGCGGTCAGGAACAGGCTCGTATCCTGTGGACAATTGATCGAATTCCTGCCGGACAGAAGCACACTGCGACCGTAGTTGCCGTGCCACGAAAAGCTCAAGGCTTCGGACTGTCCGTCGAGTGGACTTTGGTTCCTCGCATGGGTTCAGTAGACATTCAGGTCACCGAGCCACGTTTGGAAATGATGATGTCGGGTCCGGGAGAAGTTCTCTTTGGCGAAACGGCTGTCTACACGGTCACCGTTCGCAACCCGGGAACGGGAATGGCTGAGAACGTCGTCGTGATGCTTCCCGAAGAATTCGGCGGAGACCGCGCGGCGATTGGAAACATTCCTGCTGGAAAAGAATCAACTTTCGATATCGAACTTGCCGCACGCACTGCTGGCCAGTTGACTTTGACCACGAACGCCTCTGCCGACGGAAACCTTGCGACTGACGCGTCTCAGGATGTCGTCGTTCGACGAGCCGTCCTTGGAATCACGATCGAAGGTCCGGCTTTGAAATATTCCGGTACCATGGGGCGTTACAAAGTCACCGTGACCAACAATGGTGACGCTGCGGGCAACAGCCTGGAAACTGCGATCGCATTCCCTCAAGGTGCCAACTACCTGGGCGGAATCGATGGTGCCAAGACATCGGACGGAGGAATTCTCTGGCAGATCGGATCGCTTGATCCCAACCAGAGCAAAACATTCGAGATTGATTGTGAGCTCGTTGGAAGCGGCGATCTTCAATTTGAAGCCGGCGTCCGCCACAAAGATGACCCAACGAAAGTCGCCACGGCAGCAGCGGCATGCGTTACCGCGGTCGAAACCATTGCTGACCTCGTGCTGACAGTGCAAGACCCTAAAGGACCATTGCCAACAGGCGAAGAAACCGACTATCAGATTTCCGTTCAGAACCGCGGAAGCCGATCGGCCAAAGGCGTCGAGTTGCTGATGCAGTTCTCTGAAGGCATCGAACCGAGCAAGGCGACGGGACTGCAAAACCGCATCGTTCCGGGCCAGGTGATTTTTGCTCCGATCGCTCAAATCGATCCGGGGCAGTCGATGACTTTCAAGATCACTGCGATCGCGAACAAGCGAGGCACGCACGTGTTCCGGGCTTTCCTTTCTTGCGACGAATCTGATTCTCGAGAAGTCGCGGAAGGCACGACCAAGTTCTTTGGCGACGAGTTCGATGTTGAGTCCAATCGTGAAACAGCGACCGCCAACCAGGCTGCTGCATCCAACGAATTCAAACGTTAA
- a CDS encoding WecB/TagA/CpsF family glycosyltransferase: MIERGKHNLVGVNIHAVDYEAATSRIVDAAKNRTPLGVSALAVHGVMTGVMDNVHRHRLNQLELVVPDGQPVRWALNMIHGTKLKDRVYGPNLMLETCKAAAEEGISIFLFGGKQELLDDLSANLLKKYPDLKIAGVLPSKFRTVSAEEKQEIIETINASGAAITMVGLGCPRQEVWAYEFKGDLKMPVLAVGAAFNFHAGQLAQAPPIMQKYGLEWLFRFTKEPRRLFHRYMVLNPYYVSLVALQKLGLRKFDPQATETPTSEVLYG, from the coding sequence ATGATCGAGCGTGGAAAGCACAATCTCGTTGGCGTGAACATTCATGCTGTGGACTACGAGGCCGCAACATCGAGAATCGTTGACGCAGCCAAAAATCGGACACCGTTGGGAGTTTCGGCGCTCGCCGTGCACGGCGTAATGACTGGCGTGATGGACAACGTTCATCGTCATCGCTTGAACCAGCTGGAGTTGGTCGTCCCCGATGGTCAGCCTGTTCGCTGGGCATTGAACATGATTCACGGGACCAAACTGAAAGACCGCGTTTACGGTCCGAACCTGATGCTGGAAACGTGCAAGGCGGCGGCTGAAGAAGGAATATCGATTTTCCTGTTCGGCGGCAAGCAGGAATTGCTGGACGACCTTTCAGCGAACCTGTTGAAGAAGTATCCCGACCTAAAAATTGCGGGCGTGCTTCCGTCCAAATTCCGTACCGTATCAGCGGAAGAGAAACAGGAAATCATCGAAACGATTAACGCCAGCGGTGCCGCGATCACAATGGTTGGCCTCGGTTGTCCGCGACAGGAGGTCTGGGCGTACGAATTTAAAGGCGATTTGAAGATGCCTGTCCTGGCCGTTGGAGCCGCATTCAACTTTCACGCCGGACAACTGGCTCAGGCGCCTCCGATTATGCAGAAGTACGGTTTGGAGTGGTTGTTCCGGTTTACGAAAGAGCCGCGTCGGTTGTTTCATCGCTACATGGTGCTCAATCCATATTACGTTTCGCTGGTCGCGTTGCAGAAGCTGGGCTTGCGAAAGTTCGATCCGCAAGCGACCGAAACGCCGACATCGGAAGTGCTGTACGGCTAG
- a CDS encoding protein kinase domain-containing protein: MAESENTRVLYQCSCGHQMELIEDIGGQCQECGHVVSPKLLNHDLATTMTLGTLPTGPACGGTLYFENSKLETDPVEAAKLEAAMVGREFGHFKIIDPLGTGGMGHVFRALDTSLRRYVAVKILRSGVDATKESSSDGDIEMLLQEAVSQARVTHPNIVTIYYVGKHEEAPFLAMELIIGKTVAELVEDGPMPYSQLHSIASQMTSALKFSHELDIIHGDIKPSNIMLQQNGIAKLSDFGMARRVSKAEKKSVGGTPNYLAPELMQGDTPSIQSDMYALGVTLFEMTFGRLPVTVSGRTVEQWLDCHQQAPVEFPNPWPEHLAKGWQEVLSRLLAKDPADRFSSWAAVEEALEQIEPAAPIPAKRVPRLVAAAIDCTLVGLLIAPFQILRGMPAVEEYLSQSTLTAIILLLFEFGAIVAYTTLVMFWKQSPGRKLMHVRVVNEHGLTVTGQRMGTRSLMRMIVMWFITLANVSSETGGWADFAANLVLTSAVVFTLLDIGVMMLYHHGRSLHDLVSKTWVVLDTE; this comes from the coding sequence ATGGCCGAATCCGAAAACACGCGAGTGCTCTACCAGTGTAGCTGCGGGCACCAAATGGAGCTGATCGAAGACATCGGTGGACAGTGCCAGGAATGCGGCCACGTTGTTTCGCCCAAACTGTTGAACCACGATCTGGCGACGACGATGACGCTGGGAACGCTGCCGACAGGACCAGCCTGCGGCGGCACGTTGTATTTTGAGAATTCAAAGTTGGAGACCGATCCGGTCGAAGCCGCCAAGCTCGAAGCCGCGATGGTCGGTCGCGAATTCGGTCACTTCAAGATCATCGATCCGTTGGGTACCGGAGGCATGGGACACGTCTTCCGGGCGCTGGATACTTCGCTGCGGCGATACGTGGCCGTAAAAATTCTTCGTTCGGGAGTCGACGCGACAAAGGAAAGTAGCTCCGACGGTGACATTGAAATGCTGTTGCAGGAAGCCGTTTCGCAAGCGCGTGTCACGCATCCCAACATCGTCACGATTTACTATGTCGGCAAACACGAGGAAGCCCCGTTTCTGGCGATGGAGCTGATCATCGGAAAAACGGTCGCCGAGCTGGTCGAAGATGGCCCGATGCCTTACTCACAGCTGCACTCGATCGCCAGCCAGATGACTTCTGCGCTGAAATTCTCGCACGAGCTCGACATCATTCATGGCGACATCAAACCGTCGAACATAATGCTGCAGCAGAACGGGATTGCCAAGCTTTCTGACTTTGGAATGGCTCGTCGTGTATCCAAAGCGGAGAAAAAATCCGTCGGTGGGACGCCAAATTATCTGGCACCCGAGCTGATGCAAGGCGATACGCCGTCGATCCAGTCCGACATGTACGCTCTCGGAGTGACCTTGTTCGAGATGACGTTTGGACGTTTGCCAGTCACCGTTTCCGGGCGGACCGTCGAGCAATGGTTGGACTGTCATCAACAGGCGCCGGTTGAATTTCCGAATCCATGGCCAGAGCATTTGGCGAAAGGCTGGCAAGAAGTGCTGAGTCGATTGCTGGCCAAAGATCCTGCTGATCGATTCAGTTCCTGGGCAGCAGTCGAAGAAGCGCTCGAACAAATCGAACCAGCGGCTCCGATTCCGGCCAAGCGAGTTCCGCGTCTGGTTGCTGCGGCGATCGACTGTACTTTGGTCGGATTGTTGATCGCTCCATTTCAGATTCTCAGAGGCATGCCGGCGGTCGAAGAATACCTTTCGCAGAGCACTTTGACCGCCATCATCTTGCTGCTGTTCGAGTTCGGCGCGATTGTGGCTTACACGACTTTGGTCATGTTTTGGAAACAGTCACCTGGCAGAAAACTGATGCACGTTCGGGTCGTCAACGAACATGGACTTACCGTCACAGGTCAACGTATGGGCACGCGTAGTCTGATGCGAATGATTGTGATGTGGTTTATCACGTTGGCCAACGTTTCGTCCGAAACCGGCGGCTGGGCAGACTTCGCCGCCAACCTCGTGCTGACTTCCGCTGTCGTCTTCACGCTGCTCGATATCGGAGTCATGATGCTCTACCACCACGGCCGCAGCTTGCACGACCTGGTATCAAAAACATGGGTTGTTCTGGACACGGAATAG
- a CDS encoding NAD-dependent epimerase/dehydratase family protein, which produces MSIAIVTGSAGLIGSEASRHFATQGLKVIGIDNDMRAEFFGPEASTAWQRSQLEKELGDNYEHLSADIRDDEVIDNLFKKYSSDIKLIVHTAAQPSHDWAARDPKKDFTVNANGTLNLLQACRESSPKACFIFTSTNKVYGDTPNRLPLEEKELRWEIDPSHEYNNGIKEDMSIDSCMHSLFGASKVAADILVQEYGKYFDMNTAAFRGGCLTGPNHSGTQLHGFLAYLMKCTMTGRPYTVFGYKGKQVRDNIHSYDLIQAFDHFYRNPRKGEVYNIGGSRFSHCSMMEAIQMCEEITGNKLEYTYADDNRMGDHIWYVSDVSKFQNHYPDWKLTKDVKTILSEIHGHNVERWEDEVVKS; this is translated from the coding sequence ATGAGCATTGCAATCGTCACCGGTTCTGCCGGACTCATTGGCTCTGAAGCCAGCCGCCATTTCGCCACTCAGGGGCTCAAGGTTATCGGCATCGATAACGACATGCGTGCCGAGTTCTTTGGGCCCGAAGCATCGACCGCCTGGCAGCGAAGCCAGCTAGAGAAAGAACTTGGCGACAACTACGAACACCTCAGCGCCGACATTCGCGACGATGAAGTGATCGACAATCTGTTCAAAAAGTACAGCTCGGACATCAAGCTGATCGTCCACACCGCGGCCCAGCCGTCCCACGATTGGGCAGCTCGTGATCCCAAGAAAGACTTCACCGTCAATGCGAACGGGACGCTAAATCTGTTGCAGGCTTGCCGCGAAAGCAGCCCCAAAGCGTGTTTTATCTTCACTTCGACCAACAAGGTTTACGGCGACACGCCAAACCGATTGCCACTTGAGGAGAAAGAGCTGCGATGGGAGATCGATCCTTCGCACGAATATAACAACGGCATCAAGGAAGACATGTCGATCGACAGCTGCATGCACAGCCTGTTCGGCGCATCAAAAGTTGCCGCCGACATTCTGGTTCAGGAGTACGGCAAGTACTTTGACATGAACACCGCGGCCTTCCGTGGCGGATGTCTGACCGGGCCGAATCACAGCGGAACTCAGCTGCACGGGTTTTTGGCGTATTTGATGAAGTGCACCATGACCGGTCGGCCCTACACGGTCTTTGGCTACAAAGGCAAACAGGTTCGCGACAATATTCATAGCTATGATTTGATTCAAGCCTTCGATCACTTCTATCGCAACCCGCGAAAAGGCGAAGTCTACAACATCGGCGGCAGTCGCTTCAGTCACTGCTCGATGATGGAAGCCATTCAAATGTGTGAGGAGATCACCGGCAACAAGCTGGAATACACTTATGCGGACGACAACCGCATGGGCGATCACATCTGGTACGTCAGCGACGTTAGCAAATTCCAGAACCACTATCCGGACTGGAAACTGACCAAGGATGTGAAAACGATCCTTTCTGAAATCCACGGCCACAATGTTGAGCGTTGGGAAGACGAGGTTGTGAAATCATGA
- a CDS encoding GNAT family N-acetyltransferase codes for MYTVLDIEPELQASEFIDVLQRSTLSQRRPVEDIERIEGMLRNANVVVTARDTEGLLVGVSRAITDFHYCTYLSDLAVDEAFQRRGIGKRLIERTHSAAGLATTLILLAAPAAREYYGHIGMRKHDSCWIIGPAE; via the coding sequence TTGTATACCGTTCTTGATATCGAACCTGAGTTGCAGGCTTCGGAGTTTATTGACGTCCTGCAGCGCTCTACGTTGTCTCAGCGTAGGCCTGTCGAAGACATCGAACGAATCGAGGGCATGCTTCGCAACGCGAACGTTGTCGTAACGGCCCGTGACACCGAAGGCTTGCTTGTGGGAGTTTCCCGTGCAATTACTGACTTTCACTACTGCACGTATCTTTCTGATCTGGCGGTCGATGAAGCCTTTCAGCGACGCGGAATTGGAAAGCGGCTGATCGAGCGGACGCATTCGGCGGCTGGGCTGGCGACGACGCTAATCCTGTTAGCAGCCCCGGCGGCTCGTGAATACTACGGGCATATCGGGATGCGAAAACATGATTCGTGCTGGATCATTGGTCCAGCTGAGTGA
- a CDS encoding DUF2293 domain-containing protein — protein MPTETRIVSPGPKPFTVRTDDGKVLNVPKNWELLPPGDAGVTRRVKSRGPSWTMKEKKGRRVFSLGVWALKERIAEVKAEFEAERSTDAYAKKQASAAKRREKKQAEYVEDFTAAILKFLDFDDRYSTLAAQLANAVSEHATPVGSGTVARTQRIPIERRAASAVIAWMRHQTTAYDHMSIPRVKGKRREVRRMLAEESKAVLRKYRTGEIVDFEKCPLARAVADTGSPRG, from the coding sequence ATGCCAACTGAAACCCGTATCGTCTCTCCTGGCCCCAAGCCGTTTACCGTTCGAACCGACGACGGGAAAGTCCTCAACGTGCCCAAAAATTGGGAGTTGCTGCCACCGGGGGACGCTGGTGTGACTCGTCGCGTGAAGTCCCGCGGGCCAAGCTGGACGATGAAGGAGAAGAAAGGCCGCCGAGTTTTTTCGCTTGGCGTGTGGGCGCTGAAAGAGCGAATCGCCGAAGTCAAAGCCGAATTTGAAGCCGAACGGAGCACCGATGCGTACGCCAAAAAGCAGGCTTCTGCAGCGAAGCGTCGCGAAAAAAAACAGGCCGAATACGTGGAAGACTTCACAGCGGCGATCTTGAAGTTTCTGGATTTTGACGACCGGTATTCGACGTTGGCCGCTCAGTTGGCGAACGCCGTCAGCGAGCACGCGACTCCTGTCGGCAGCGGAACGGTAGCCCGAACGCAGCGTATCCCGATCGAGCGTCGGGCTGCCTCAGCGGTTATCGCCTGGATGCGTCATCAAACGACCGCTTACGATCATATGTCGATCCCGCGAGTCAAAGGAAAGCGCCGCGAAGTCCGTCGGATGTTGGCGGAAGAATCCAAAGCAGTCTTACGCAAGTACCGTACCGGAGAAATTGTAGACTTTGAAAAATGCCCTCTCGCCCGAGCGGTTGCAGATACTGGATCGCCACGAGGTTGA
- a CDS encoding ACT domain-containing protein — protein sequence MNGISDLATLLATLAPVLDPECYVFVSRPTAVYGDGVELEPIASVAEVEGLTLIVRKEMANASGDTYDGEFRRIGLTVHSDLHAVGLTAAIATAFSQEGISANVVAGFYHDHIFVPAERSADAMIVLSQLADQNQ from the coding sequence ATGAACGGTATTTCTGATCTCGCTACGTTGCTCGCGACCTTGGCTCCGGTTCTCGATCCCGAGTGCTATGTGTTCGTGTCGCGACCGACGGCCGTCTATGGTGACGGCGTAGAGCTTGAGCCGATCGCTTCGGTGGCTGAAGTCGAAGGTTTGACGCTCATCGTTCGCAAAGAGATGGCAAATGCCTCCGGTGATACGTACGACGGTGAGTTCCGGCGGATCGGCCTGACTGTCCATTCGGACTTACATGCGGTTGGCTTGACCGCTGCGATTGCAACGGCGTTCTCGCAAGAAGGCATTAGCGCGAACGTTGTCGCCGGCTTCTATCACGACCACATTTTCGTGCCAGCCGAACGATCTGCCGACGCGATGATCGTGCTTTCACAACTGGCTGACCAAAATCAGTAG
- a CDS encoding diguanylate cyclase, which produces MAHSINLQTPQVATLNVCDFASFQSLQSAINSATDPVLLVASASELPEVLALLRDRDDVCLQDDPESLKSFRQDRLARMKHLTRPGKDCVDPLTQVHNRQTFVHFLRDMAGMASIEHPVSLLMCDVDHFKKTNDENGHAAGDEVLCELANCLQQATGDRGSVGRMGGDEFGIVSDCSNDEAKTLAENLRLAADKIRVASGATTTLSIGIASAQQPQRGSELLERATKALYAAKSKGRNRWFCIGDLETQSKVEGNDIEVAGLENMARVLVERVANVITSRSRKLLHDAREEALIDGLTGCFNRRYLDRRLKAEFDERGDSPLSVAFLDLDYFGHVNKEHGWSTGDKLLIEVCELIRQQVRKEDWLGRYGGEEFCIVMPTTNAVECEIVLNRIREKVASSDFRSARSEPVTMTVSIGATSACENDRDYSEMLERASEMALLAKRSGRNQVCVGK; this is translated from the coding sequence ATGGCCCATTCGATAAATCTGCAAACGCCGCAAGTCGCGACGCTCAACGTCTGCGATTTCGCCTCGTTTCAATCTCTTCAATCAGCAATCAACTCGGCCACCGATCCGGTGTTGCTCGTCGCGTCCGCCTCGGAGTTGCCGGAAGTCCTCGCTCTGCTCAGGGACCGCGATGACGTTTGCTTACAGGACGATCCTGAGTCGTTGAAGAGTTTTCGGCAAGACCGTTTGGCTCGAATGAAACATTTGACACGGCCCGGAAAAGACTGCGTAGACCCGCTGACTCAAGTCCACAACCGTCAAACGTTTGTGCACTTCCTGAGAGACATGGCGGGAATGGCATCGATCGAGCATCCTGTTTCGCTACTGATGTGCGACGTCGATCATTTCAAGAAAACGAACGACGAAAATGGCCACGCCGCAGGCGATGAAGTGCTTTGCGAGCTCGCCAATTGTCTCCAACAAGCGACCGGAGACAGAGGATCGGTTGGACGGATGGGAGGTGACGAGTTCGGAATCGTTTCCGACTGCAGCAATGACGAAGCCAAGACATTGGCAGAAAACCTGAGGCTTGCAGCGGACAAAATTCGGGTCGCGTCGGGCGCTACGACAACGCTGAGCATCGGGATCGCGTCTGCCCAACAACCGCAGCGGGGAAGTGAGTTGCTGGAGCGTGCGACGAAGGCGTTGTATGCTGCCAAGTCCAAGGGCCGGAATCGTTGGTTCTGCATTGGCGATTTGGAGACTCAGTCAAAAGTTGAAGGGAATGACATTGAAGTCGCTGGGCTGGAGAACATGGCGAGGGTGCTGGTGGAACGGGTGGCGAATGTGATTACGTCGCGAAGCCGAAAATTGCTCCACGACGCGCGCGAGGAGGCTTTGATCGACGGGCTGACTGGCTGTTTCAATCGGCGCTACCTCGATCGCAGGCTCAAAGCAGAGTTTGATGAGCGAGGGGACAGTCCGCTGAGCGTAGCGTTTTTGGACCTGGACTACTTTGGACACGTGAACAAGGAACATGGCTGGAGCACAGGCGACAAGCTTTTGATCGAGGTCTGCGAATTGATTCGGCAGCAGGTACGCAAGGAAGATTGGTTGGGACGATACGGCGGCGAAGAGTTTTGCATTGTGATGCCGACAACCAATGCTGTTGAATGCGAGATCGTGTTGAATCGAATTCGCGAGAAGGTGGCGTCAAGCGATTTTCGATCCGCGAGATCTGAGCCGGTGACGATGACGGTCAGTATCGGAGCAACGAGTGCTTGCGAGAACGACAGGGACTACTCGGAGATGCTCGAACGGGCCAGCGAGATGGCTTTGCTGGCGAAACGAAGCGGCAGGAACCAGGTTTGTGTCGGGAAGTAG
- a CDS encoding aldose epimerase family protein, with the protein MRLGIILLAFTFGCIATAFIRVAPKNANADNGSSDVADVEEFSLSENQESTQEPQILDVVKHPFGETSDGRPVQKFICTNSQGYTLEMMDYGAAIVAMKVPGKDGEATVNVALNCNDMAGYSACSSFFGCTVGRYCNRIADGKFSIDGKEYALAKNGGPHHLHGGAAGFDKQVWSSEVIRTDDAVGVRFSLTSPDGDEGYPGEVKAVAEYTLDEKNQLKMVFTATTDSPTHVNLCNHNYWNIAGAGSGSVMDHELQLACEEVLECDETLIPTGKILKTQGDAFFDYSTAKPLSAGMKAAPSGANGYDHCFVVKRSAANELALIGSVRDPKSGRTMTVFTTQPGVQLYTANHFNGQPGSGGFEKHGAICFESQHYPDTPNHPDFPTTLLKPGQTMTHTTVHQFSYE; encoded by the coding sequence ATGAGATTGGGAATCATTTTACTTGCGTTCACATTTGGTTGCATTGCAACCGCGTTCATCCGCGTTGCTCCAAAGAATGCAAACGCCGACAACGGGTCCAGCGACGTGGCTGACGTCGAAGAGTTCTCGTTATCTGAAAACCAGGAATCGACGCAAGAGCCTCAGATTCTTGACGTCGTCAAACACCCCTTTGGTGAAACATCCGATGGTCGGCCAGTGCAGAAATTTATCTGCACAAACAGCCAGGGCTATACGCTTGAGATGATGGACTACGGTGCCGCCATCGTTGCGATGAAGGTGCCAGGCAAAGACGGCGAAGCAACGGTTAACGTAGCGCTTAACTGCAACGACATGGCAGGCTACAGCGCCTGCAGTTCATTCTTTGGCTGCACGGTTGGGCGATATTGCAATCGAATCGCCGACGGAAAATTCTCGATCGACGGCAAGGAGTATGCGTTGGCCAAAAACGGCGGGCCTCATCATCTTCATGGTGGAGCTGCCGGGTTCGATAAACAGGTCTGGAGCAGCGAAGTCATCCGCACGGATGACGCTGTCGGAGTTCGATTTTCATTGACCAGCCCCGATGGCGATGAAGGATATCCGGGCGAAGTCAAAGCGGTCGCCGAATACACGCTCGATGAAAAGAATCAGTTGAAGATGGTTTTCACTGCGACGACTGATTCGCCGACTCACGTGAACCTTTGCAATCATAACTACTGGAATATCGCAGGGGCCGGATCCGGATCAGTGATGGACCACGAACTGCAACTTGCCTGCGAAGAGGTTCTGGAGTGCGACGAGACTCTGATTCCGACCGGGAAGATTTTGAAGACTCAGGGAGACGCGTTCTTCGATTACTCGACGGCCAAGCCACTGAGCGCCGGAATGAAGGCTGCTCCATCGGGAGCCAACGGCTATGATCATTGCTTTGTCGTCAAACGTTCAGCCGCCAATGAGCTGGCTCTTATCGGAAGCGTGCGAGATCCGAAATCAGGTCGCACAATGACAGTCTTTACGACTCAACCGGGCGTACAGCTGTACACAGCCAACCATTTCAACGGACAACCGGGCAGCGGTGGCTTTGAAAAGCATGGCGCTATCTGTTTTGAGTCCCAGCATTATCCGGATACTCCGAACCATCCTGATTTCCCAACCACGCTTTTGAAGCCTGGTCAAACGATGACCCACACGACTGTCCATCAGTTCTCTTACGAATAG